A single region of the Microbulbifer sp. MKSA007 genome encodes:
- a CDS encoding efflux RND transporter permease subunit, translating to MADQEEKRQAEIIEAESHHRFNTARFFVDNPSISAALLVTILIWGVVAYLFMPKSKDPDIPVRIAVATTHWRGQSAVRVEELVTRKVEEAIAQSEYLHEPDSRTFAIKSLTLNGVSIVQAQLAPKTDVTKAFNDLNLKLIDAQQQLPSGASKISLNSEFGDTAAILLSVASPRAGPTEITLRAEDIREGISEVRGQESNSKGRVSIVVALPLSLADTYSATGLWIFANWLEAQGYGTNFEVLNGAGYLGVDFLSDKSNSEILAATKLYLSDRLSAQRFFPDAWDPFVVRNLANTRDNLMKVAGAKYSYRQLDDFSDLIAANIRAIPEVKRVLRTGVLTQEVKLLYSQERLASYGLRPDMIAPILNARNTTIPGGTIISDDLGIAIMPSGEFNNHEEIANVPVALSDTGTPVYLRGIIDIIMGYQAPPPLLNYYVNKDENGEWQRSRSINLSVQMLDGKQIGELGRNVSTVLEKVKVDLPKDLIIERVSDQPRQVRESVSLFLEALIEAIILVVIIAFIGFSDWRSAVLLMISIPVTLTMTFGFMQLLGIDIQQVSIAALIIALGLLVDDPVVASDAIKRQMASGKPSIIAAWLGPTLLAKAIFFATLTNIVAYLPFLLLTGNQGDFLHSLPIVMVCALVASRIVSMTFIPFLGNTLLRPPDQTERSLEVRRKEGLTGHYYRTADWAISNRKIVILIALGILVLGVVIKSQLRNAFFPADVQYLFYVDIWLQNDASIDATDNVAKVAEEIIRETIEEYQREHVKNSDGPILEGISSTLGGGAPRFWYTSNPQQKQSNYGQIIVRLSDKYLTPILVPIIQAALSERIPGAELDVRQLQTSTVDHPVEIRVSGRVAVGSLEEEKDIALLREYAEKVKEIIEKSPYARVVRADWAGKSLVMNMNVLEDRAEMSGVTNADIALASSSGFTGSTVDTLRQGDKEIPIVAQLRLAERGQLEDVNNLYVFASDSDIHIPLRQVATTSILFSTERIYRLEKFRTITVYAFPYSGFISSDIMSGVQKELKELSNSLPAGYQLQISGDAASTRHGFLQLLMIMAVSSSAIYLALVFQFSSLIKPLVVFATVPLGMVGALIALFISGQPFGFMAFLGIVSLIGVIVSHIIVLFDFIEMRHTAGDSLRQALLDAGILRLRPILITIAATTFALIPLAIHGGPLWRPLCFAQIGGLILATFGTLFLVPVIYTTMVEDLKWIKWTERKPKKGSDPSDLVTT from the coding sequence ATGGCAGATCAGGAAGAAAAAAGACAGGCGGAAATTATTGAGGCGGAAAGTCACCACCGCTTCAATACTGCCCGCTTTTTTGTAGACAATCCAAGTATTTCCGCTGCATTACTGGTTACTATCCTGATATGGGGGGTAGTTGCATATCTCTTTATGCCGAAAAGCAAAGATCCAGATATTCCTGTGCGTATTGCTGTAGCAACAACTCATTGGCGTGGACAATCTGCAGTAAGAGTTGAAGAGTTGGTAACTCGAAAAGTTGAAGAGGCGATAGCGCAGAGTGAATATCTTCACGAGCCAGACTCAAGGACCTTTGCAATAAAGTCCCTTACATTAAATGGTGTCTCTATCGTACAAGCGCAGTTGGCACCGAAAACCGATGTTACCAAGGCATTTAATGATCTTAATCTGAAGCTGATTGATGCTCAGCAGCAATTGCCATCTGGAGCTAGCAAAATTTCTCTGAACTCGGAGTTTGGTGATACTGCAGCTATATTACTCAGTGTTGCTAGCCCCCGTGCAGGGCCAACTGAAATTACATTACGTGCGGAGGATATTAGGGAAGGTATTTCAGAGGTTCGAGGGCAAGAGTCAAATAGTAAGGGACGGGTGAGTATTGTTGTTGCCCTTCCTTTGTCTTTAGCAGATACGTACTCTGCTACAGGCCTATGGATTTTTGCTAACTGGCTGGAGGCCCAAGGATACGGAACGAATTTTGAAGTATTAAATGGGGCTGGCTACCTTGGGGTGGATTTTTTATCTGATAAAAGTAACAGTGAAATACTAGCGGCTACAAAGCTCTACCTATCCGATAGGCTAAGTGCCCAGCGCTTTTTTCCCGATGCTTGGGACCCTTTCGTAGTTCGTAACCTGGCCAATACTCGTGACAATTTAATGAAAGTGGCAGGTGCGAAATATAGCTATCGTCAACTTGATGATTTCTCTGATCTTATTGCAGCAAATATAAGGGCCATTCCGGAAGTAAAAAGGGTGCTAAGAACTGGTGTGCTGACTCAGGAAGTAAAATTACTGTATTCGCAGGAAAGGCTGGCCTCCTATGGGTTGCGACCTGACATGATTGCCCCTATTCTCAATGCCCGCAATACAACTATTCCCGGCGGTACCATTATTTCGGATGATCTGGGTATCGCGATTATGCCCAGTGGTGAATTTAATAACCATGAAGAAATTGCCAATGTCCCGGTAGCTTTGAGTGATACAGGAACGCCGGTATATTTGCGAGGAATTATCGATATTATTATGGGGTATCAAGCACCACCGCCCCTGTTAAATTACTATGTAAATAAAGATGAAAATGGAGAGTGGCAGCGTAGCCGCAGCATAAATCTCTCTGTGCAGATGTTGGATGGCAAACAAATAGGCGAGCTTGGTCGCAATGTAAGCACAGTCTTGGAAAAGGTTAAGGTTGATTTACCAAAAGACCTTATTATTGAAAGAGTTTCTGATCAGCCGCGTCAAGTGCGAGAGAGTGTAAGCCTCTTTCTAGAAGCTTTGATAGAGGCAATTATTTTAGTGGTGATAATTGCGTTTATCGGGTTTTCAGATTGGAGATCTGCTGTACTGTTAATGATATCTATACCAGTAACACTGACAATGACCTTTGGATTTATGCAACTGCTGGGGATTGATATTCAACAGGTGTCAATTGCTGCGTTAATAATAGCTCTGGGCCTTTTGGTAGATGATCCAGTAGTTGCGAGTGACGCGATTAAACGACAAATGGCATCCGGTAAACCCTCTATTATTGCTGCTTGGTTGGGCCCAACTTTGCTGGCTAAGGCGATTTTCTTTGCGACATTGACAAATATTGTTGCGTATTTGCCGTTTTTATTGCTAACGGGTAATCAGGGGGATTTTCTGCATAGTCTTCCTATTGTGATGGTTTGTGCTTTGGTTGCATCCCGCATTGTTTCCATGACATTTATCCCTTTTCTTGGGAATACGTTATTACGCCCGCCGGACCAAACGGAGCGCAGCTTGGAGGTGCGGCGGAAAGAGGGGCTTACCGGGCACTACTACCGAACAGCAGATTGGGCTATTAGTAACAGAAAGATTGTTATATTAATTGCTTTAGGCATCCTTGTATTGGGTGTTGTTATAAAAAGCCAGTTGAGGAATGCATTCTTTCCCGCTGATGTTCAGTATTTATTTTATGTTGATATCTGGTTGCAAAATGATGCGAGTATTGATGCAACGGATAATGTAGCAAAGGTCGCAGAGGAAATAATTAGAGAAACTATCGAAGAGTATCAGCGGGAGCATGTAAAAAATAGTGACGGACCCATATTGGAGGGGATTAGCAGCACTTTAGGTGGTGGAGCGCCACGTTTTTGGTACACCTCCAATCCTCAACAAAAGCAATCCAATTATGGGCAGATTATCGTTCGATTAAGTGATAAGTATCTGACACCTATTCTGGTTCCAATTATCCAGGCTGCTCTTTCTGAACGAATTCCTGGAGCGGAGTTAGATGTTCGCCAGCTACAAACAAGTACAGTTGATCACCCTGTTGAGATAAGAGTTTCTGGGCGAGTTGCTGTTGGGTCTTTGGAGGAGGAGAAGGATATAGCACTTCTGCGAGAATATGCTGAAAAAGTTAAAGAAATTATTGAGAAGTCTCCCTATGCTCGCGTGGTTCGCGCTGATTGGGCAGGAAAAAGTCTAGTAATGAATATGAATGTGCTAGAAGATCGAGCTGAGATGTCGGGCGTAACCAATGCTGATATCGCTCTGGCATCGTCTTCAGGTTTTACTGGGTCTACAGTGGATACCTTGCGTCAGGGAGATAAGGAAATACCTATTGTTGCTCAGCTTCGATTGGCGGAACGTGGACAGTTGGAGGATGTCAATAATCTATATGTATTCGCATCTGATAGCGATATTCATATTCCATTGCGACAAGTGGCAACCACTTCCATTCTCTTTTCGACAGAAAGAATATATAGATTGGAAAAGTTTCGAACGATTACTGTTTATGCATTTCCATATTCCGGGTTCATTTCATCAGATATTATGTCTGGTGTTCAAAAAGAGTTAAAAGAACTCTCAAATTCTTTGCCTGCTGGATATCAATTGCAGATATCTGGAGATGCAGCCAGTACTCGTCATGGATTCTTGCAATTACTAATGATCATGGCTGTTTCCTCCAGTGCAATATACCTTGCTTTGGTATTCCAATTTAGTAGTTTGATAAAGCCTCTGGTAGTGTTCGCCACGGTTCCATTAGGTATGGTGGGTGCACTAATAGCGTTGTTTATATCTGGTCAGCCATTTGGATTTATGGCGTTTTTAGGGATAGTGAGTCTAATAGGCGTCATTGTCAGTCATATTATTGTCCTATTTGATTTTATTGAGATGCGTCATACTGCAGGAGATTCGCTTCGTCAGGCATTACTTGATGCAGGTATTCTTAGACTGCGCCCCATTTTAATCACTATTGCGGCGACTACCTTCGCCTTGATTCCCTTAGCTATTCACGGAGGCCCCCTCTGGCGGCCATTATGTTTTGCGCAAATTGGCGGCCTTATCTTGGCCACTTTTGGAACACTATTTTTGGTGCCGGTCATCTATACAACTATGGTAGAGGACTTAAAATGGATTAAGTGGACTGAGCGTAAGCCAAAGAAAGGGAGCGATCCCAGTGACTTGGTGACTACCTAA